Part of the Natronogracilivirga saccharolytica genome is shown below.
CTGTGGATACGGCAACCTGATCGCCAAATCACTTGATGAACCGGCATCACTGGACTCATTTCTCTCGGACAGTTACCACTCCGATCTTCCTGAAGTAAAGGTCGGAAAAGCAAACGGACGGATTTTTCTCAATGTCGTTTCCATAGGCTCAACTGCTGATACCGTTGCCACCGTAGAGTCCTTTCGCCGGACGCCCCCGGGATCTGTCATCTACAGGGCACTCGGCGGCATCTTCACCCACACCATTTTCTTCTTTCTTATTCAGTTCAAAATCCTGTTTTTATACGTATTCAGAGACTATCCCTCATCCATGGCCTGGATGCGAACCAACAGTGAATCCAGGGAAAATCCTTTTGCCCTGTTTACCGGAGTGAGGGAGACCATCGGCCAGTACAAATCACTTTATCTGCCCAGAACACATTTTATTCCCTGGAAAAAGGATCATAGTCCCGTCAATTCCAGAGAGTACACCATTGAGCACGATCATCCTTTTTTCTGGCAGACCGATGGCGAACCCCATGAAAAAACGCGTACCCTCAGGATCTCCTTTGGCTCAAAGAAACTGAAACTGGCCACTATTCAAATAGACTGCAAATAGCTCATGACCGAATTTATATTCATGACATTTGAGTCCATCTCGTGGCCTGCTGCTTTGTCAATAGGGTTCATCCTCCTTTTCCTGCACGGGGTTTTACTCACACCACCCAGTGAGCTCAGCCTGGCCGCCATCGGCCTGTATGCCAGCATACATGAATGGCTGTACTTCCCCTCCATTTTTTCAACAACCGTCGGCAACATCGCCGGATGCATCGTTCTGTTCAAACTGAGCCGCCACTACTCTGACTGGATAACCGATTTCCTCAGGACCACACGGTTCAAATACATTAAATATCTGAACGACAAGGCAAGGCTCGATTTTCACAGGTACGGACACCATTTTGTTTTCTATGGCCGGTTCATACCCAACGTCCGCTCTGTCGTATCAATCCCTGCAGGATTGTCCAACATGCCGGCCTCTACCTTTCTCGTCTATTCCGGACTTGGATGTCTGCTCTGGTCGCTGTTGTGGGTCTCGGTCGGATATTTTGCAGGCAAGCCGCTGCTGAGCATTATCGAAGCCCACCAGAATTTCGCGCTTGCCATGCTCATCCTCACGATTATTGCCGTAATCGTGCATCGCTATCACATCATCAAAACAAAGAAATACATGTTTTGAGCGGGAATGGATCCTGCAGCCACCTGCAGCTTTCTATGCAGCAACTTTCGCTTGCATTCTGCAGGGGCTTGCTTCATTCAGCTGTATATATTTTGCAGCAGTTTATTTCTTACAGCTGCTTGTCGACATGCTTCTGGAGCTGCGCTTTGGGTACCGCTCCTACGATCTGATCAACAACTTCTCCGTTTTTGAAAATCAGCAGTGAAGGTATGCTTCTGATTCCGTATTGCATCGATACCTG
Proteins encoded:
- a CDS encoding diacylglycerol/lipid kinase family protein, yielding MLLVIFNKSAGKGKTKGVVGKLCDELHDLGVSYKKVEKADFTRKTVDNLFENGNVTRVIICGGDGTVNRTINTLYDYLQDIEIGIVPCGYGNLIAKSLDEPASLDSFLSDSYHSDLPEVKVGKANGRIFLNVVSIGSTADTVATVESFRRTPPGSVIYRALGGIFTHTIFFFLIQFKILFLYVFRDYPSSMAWMRTNSESRENPFALFTGVRETIGQYKSLYLPRTHFIPWKKDHSPVNSREYTIEHDHPFFWQTDGEPHEKTRTLRISFGSKKLKLATIQIDCK
- a CDS encoding DedA family protein, giving the protein MTEFIFMTFESISWPAALSIGFILLFLHGVLLTPPSELSLAAIGLYASIHEWLYFPSIFSTTVGNIAGCIVLFKLSRHYSDWITDFLRTTRFKYIKYLNDKARLDFHRYGHHFVFYGRFIPNVRSVVSIPAGLSNMPASTFLVYSGLGCLLWSLLWVSVGYFAGKPLLSIIEAHQNFALAMLILTIIAVIVHRYHIIKTKKYMF